The Puntigrus tetrazona isolate hp1 chromosome 23, ASM1883169v1, whole genome shotgun sequence genome has a segment encoding these proteins:
- the zgc:114123 gene encoding protein spire homolog 2, translated as MMELSLYDTSTGHGCSYEQMSLAEMLELQDHPVSEEQAWALCYQLCRMLSHRSGEQTRRTAVSPAADAVLLSRDGGVCLRPSGGDSCVMETEEQAVEFVGRLVYLSLDWGLETQVERELSETLEILVCQMTKVNLGHRQPICSIADVIRVCEGRLYDPSRAAKHYRSVCSGLFSHTAELCQYLQIVQQSRKSLQKLLESETQLVARVTTDWVSSWRDLVDELSRGVLLRPLEKRRTVSRCPQPAETPPFNQLLQDIQCRRYTLRKVQLTDAGDGRRKLDPHQTLLEFIRSRPKLRPASERRIGLKPKEQISLHELLMEEIRSTDRCKRLAHNAESNYKRTETLSPQLWSFNLTTKELCLDDKEAAEERSFLKSAPHRIRSEAVGSGSDAQDASVTDFRLGAGKRRTRSFASNRDLFKKVKSSNSGSVLTTIVDVMKMHSCEEQADVKDLSCERYRDWRVCSCCAVRSVYFTWHNVCSVCRRVVCPGCCLEMRLPSKRCVNLPLSFFKQIVMKDGEQSQSNFWSERWSWNSVWIPLVLVSGGSGSSLHTQAMRDWYSQDLCVRCQKDLLQAHCPVTDSQEI; from the exons ATGATGGAGTTGTCTTTATACGACACTAGCACGGGTCACGGGTGTTCGTATGAGCAGATGTCTCTGGCTGAGATGCTGGAGCTTCAGGATCATCCTGTGAGTGAGGAGCAGGCCTGGGCTCTGTGTTATCAGCTCTGCCGCATGCTGTCTCATCGGTCCGGTGAGCAAACACGGAGGACGGCGGTGTCTCCGGCCGCGGACGCGGTGCTGCTCTCCAGAGACGGAGGCGTCTGTCTGCGGCCGAGCGGCG GTGATTCCTGTGTGATGGAGACAGAGGAGCAG gctgTGGAGTTTGTGGGCCGTCTTGTGTACTTGAGTCTGGACTGGGGTCTGGAGACGCAGGTGGAGCGTGAGCTAAGCGAGACCTTGGAGATCCTGGTGTGTCAGATGACCAAAGTGAACCTCGGCCACCGCCAGCCCATCTGCAGCATCGCTGACGTCATCCGT GTCTGTGAGGGGCGTCTGTACGATCCGAGTCGGGCAGCGAAACACTACAGGAGCGTGTGTTCCGGTCTGTTCTCGCACACCGCCGAGTTGTGTCAGTATCTGCAGATCGTTCAGCAGTCCAGGAAG AGTCTGCAGAAACTTTTGGAGTCCGAGACCCAACTGGTCGCTCGAGTGACCACCGACTGG GTGTCCTCGTGGAGGGATCTGGTGGACGAGTTGAGCCGAGGTGTGCTTCTACGGCCGCTGGAGAAGAGACGGACCGTCAGCAGATGCCCACAGCCTGCAGAGACCCCGCCGTTCAACCAGCTTCTGCAGGACATCCAGTGCAGACGCTACACTCTGCGCAAAGTCCAGCTCACT GATGCAGGAGACGGCCGAAGAAAACTAGACCCTCACCAGACTCTTCTGGAGTTCATCCGTTCACGGCCAAAGTTGAGACCG GCGTCCGAGCGCAGGATAGGCCTGAAGCCCAAAGAGCAGATCAGTCTTCATGAGTTGCTGATGGAGGAGATTCGTTCCACTGACCGCTGCAAACGTCTGGCACACAACGCAGAGTCCAACTATAAGCGTACAGAAACTCTTAGTCCACAACTCTGGTCTTTTAATCTTACTACAAAGGAACT ATGTCTTGACGATAAAGAAGCGGCTGAAGAGCGTTCTTTTTTGAAGTCGGCTCCTCACAGGATACGCTCC GAAGCTGTTGGTTCAGGAAGTGATGCGCAGGATGCCAGTGTTACAG ACTTCAGACTTGGTGCAGGAAAGCGCCGGACCAGATCTTTTGCTAGTAACAGAGATCTCTTCAAAAAG GTGAAGAGCAGTAACAGTGGGTCTGTTCTCACAACCATTGTTGATGTCATGAAAATGCACAGTTGTGAGGAGCAAGCAGACGTGAAGGACCTGTCGTGTGAGAGATATCGGGACTGGCGG GTTTGTTCTTGCTGTGCAGTGAGGAGCGTGTATTTCACGTGGCATAACGTCTGCTCGGTGTGTCGAAG GGTTGTGTGTCCCGGGTGTTGTCTAGAG ATGCGACTGCCCTCCAAGCGCTGCGTGAACCTTCCTCTGAGCTTCTTCAAGCAAATCGTGATGAAAGATGGCGAGCAAAGCCAGAGCAACTTCTGGAGCGAGCGATGGTCCTGGAATTCAGTCTG gATTCCTCTGGTGCTGGTGTCCGGCGGCTCCGGCTCGTCTCTTCACACTCAGGCCATGCGCGACTGGTACAGTCAGGACCTCTGCGTGCGCTGCCAGAAGGACCTCCTGCAGGCCCACTGTCCCGTCACAGACTCTCAGGAGATCTGA